Genomic segment of Sphingomicrobium marinum:
AGCGCTGCGGCATGACGCGCAAGCTGCACGGTCGCCTGGTCGAACGGTTCGGTCTCGAATGCGCCGAGCGGCCCGTTCCAGACCAGCGTCCGGCAATTCTTGAGGACGTCGGAGGCAGCCTCAACGGCGGCCAGCCCCAGATCGAGGATCATCTCGTCCTCGGCCACCTCATGCACGTTGCAGGTGCGCATGCTCTCGGGATGCGGCGCGAATTCCTTGGCCACGACCACTTCGTAAGGAAGATGGATCGTGCATTCCGCTGCGTCGGCCGCATCGAAGATCGCTTCGGCTTCATTGAGCATTTCGCTCTCGCAAAGCGACTTGCCGACATTCACCCCGCGCGCGCCAAGGAAGGTATTGGCCATGCCGCCGCCGATGATGAGGTGATCGACCATCTTGGCAAGATTGCCGAGCACTGCGAGCTTGGTCGAAACCTTGGCCCCGCCGACAACCGCCGCGACTGGCTTTTCGGGATTGCCGAGCGCAGCATCGAGCGCCTTGAGTTCTGCTTCCATCGCGCGGCCCGCAAAGGCCGGCAGGTGCTGCGCAACGCCCACAGTCGAAGCGTGCGCGCGGTGCGCCGCAGAAAAGGCGTCGTTGACAAAATAATCGCCGAGCGAGGCCATCGACCTGGCTAAGTCGGGATCGTTTGTCGTCTCACCTTCATGGAAGCGCGTATTCTCGAGCATCCCGATGGAGCCGGGCAGCATGATCGAGACGGCGCGCGCCGCTTCGGGCCCCTGGCAGTCTTCGATGTAGCGCACCGAACGACCGCTGATTTCCTTCAGGTCCGTAACCAGCAACGACGTCGACATGTCAGGGCGTCCGCGACCT
This window contains:
- a CDS encoding phosphoglycerate kinase; the encoded protein is MTFKTLDDLPDDLTGKRVLVRVDFNVPMADGDVTDATRIEASLPTIHELADKGALVLLLSHFRRPEGRGRPDMSTSLLVTDLKEISGRSVRYIEDCQGPEAARAVSIMLPGSIGMLENTRFHEGETTNDPDLARSMASLGDYFVNDAFSAAHRAHASTVGVAQHLPAFAGRAMEAELKALDAALGNPEKPVAAVVGGAKVSTKLAVLGNLAKMVDHLIIGGGMANTFLGARGVNVGKSLCESEMLNEAEAIFDAADAAECTIHLPYEVVVAKEFAPHPESMRTCNVHEVAEDEMILDLGLAAVEAASDVLKNCRTLVWNGPLGAFETEPFDQATVQLARHAAALTKEGTLKSVAGGGDTVAALNHAGVKDDFSFVSTAGGAFLEWMEGKPLPGVDALKK